One window from the genome of Hydractinia symbiolongicarpus strain clone_291-10 chromosome 1, HSymV2.1, whole genome shotgun sequence encodes:
- the LOC130635313 gene encoding uncharacterized protein LOC130635313, producing the protein MSFNYGLPGSSKLAQPVWNLKESNINDGGGETGDCACKHPARSNFTVEDLSYSFICSELAPILDQNTTCNVLVLSRAMKFQKDSIAYLEKCFYRDGAWASDFLATLVAEKPDVTIYALKQCLNQEGVPKEAVDTIASYDNVNIIDDILPLHLDELASKLTTRESTELGWEFVAKSFGYEEQIHSFKSLQLNFESPTMELINLIKTQRPGMRVVEVIRLLKLINNNDAVKALEAQLPKI; encoded by the exons ATGTCTTTTAATTATGGACTACCGGGAAGTTCCAAGCTAGCTCAACCAGTATGGAATCTTAAAGAATCTAACATTAATGATGGCGGAGGTGAAACTGGTGACTGTGCATGCAAGCATCCGGCCAGAAGTAATTTTACAGTTGAAG ATTTATCATACAGTTTCATCTGCTCTGAGTTAGCACCAATCCTGGACCAAAATACAACTTGTAACGTTTTAGTCCTATCAAGAGCAATGAAATTTCAAAAAGATTCCATTGCATaccttgaaaaatgtttttatcgtgATGGTGCATGGGCAAGTGATTTCTTGGCAACCTTAGTTGCTGAAAAGCCAGATGTTACCATATATGCTCTAAAACAGTGTTTGAATCAAGAGGGCGTACCAAAAGAAGCAGTTGACACAATAGCTTCGTATGATAACGTAAATATAATTGACGACATATTGCCATTACATTTGGATGAGTTAGCCTCAAAGCTGACAACACGAGAAAGTACCGAGTTGGGTTGGGAATTCGTGGCAAAGTCGTTCGGCTATGAGGAACAAATTCATTCATTTAAGTCTTTACAATTGAATTTTGAAAGTCCCACAATGGAATTAATAAACTTAATAAAAACGCAAAGACCTGGAATGAGAGTTGTTGAGGTGATTCGCCTTTTGAAGCTAATCAATAACAACGATGCTGTCAAAGCCTTGGAAGCGCAGTTACCTAAAATATAA